The following are encoded together in the Glycine soja cultivar W05 chromosome 5, ASM419377v2, whole genome shotgun sequence genome:
- the LOC114412418 gene encoding uncharacterized protein LOC114412418 isoform X2, with protein sequence MDLEGKTVKLQIVSILRKFEIPSMSHLRLSMNESSKPSFKWRRVLLKVSGEALAGDHSQNIDPKITMAIAREVAAVTRLGIEIF encoded by the exons ATGGACTTGGAAGGGAAAACCGTCAAGCTGCAGATAGTGAGTATTCTCAG GAAGTTCGAGATTCCGTCCATGTCTCACTTGAGACTCTCAATGAACGAAAGTAGCAAGCCTTCATTTAAATGGCGAAGGGTTTTGCTCAAAGTTAGCGGAGAAGCACTTGCTGGAGACCACTCTCAGAACATTGACCCTAAG ATAACCATGGCCATTGCAAGGGAGGTGGCAGCAGTGACACGCCTTGGCATTGAG
- the LOC114412418 gene encoding uncharacterized protein LOC114412418 isoform X1, translating to MSMTIQQLLLIGDSSVGKSCLLLRFAKIRTMDLEGKTVKLQIVSILRKFEIPSMSHLRLSMNESSKPSFKWRRVLLKVSGEALAGDHSQNIDPKITMAIAREVAAVTRLGIEIF from the exons CTTCTCCTAATCGGCGACTCTTCCGTTGGAAAATCCTGCTTGCTTCTCAGATTCGCT aaaatcAGAACCATGGACTTGGAAGGGAAAACCGTCAAGCTGCAGATAGTGAGTATTCTCAG GAAGTTCGAGATTCCGTCCATGTCTCACTTGAGACTCTCAATGAACGAAAGTAGCAAGCCTTCATTTAAATGGCGAAGGGTTTTGCTCAAAGTTAGCGGAGAAGCACTTGCTGGAGACCACTCTCAGAACATTGACCCTAAG ATAACCATGGCCATTGCAAGGGAGGTGGCAGCAGTGACACGCCTTGGCATTGAG